The following is a genomic window from Pseudomonas sp. FP2335.
AGTTCGAGGCCCAGTTCTTCGTACACCCCTTGCACGGCAAAGATCGCGGCTTTGGCGTTGAGGGTGTCGAAGATGGTTTCGATCAGGATCAGGTCGGCGCCGCCCTCGATCAGGCCTTTGGTGGCTTCGGTGTAGTTTTCCACCAGCTCATCAAAGGTCACGTTGCGATAGCCGGGGTTGTTCACGTCCGGCGACAACGAGCAGGTACGGCTGGTCGGGCCCAGCACGCCGGCGACGAAGCGCGGCTTGGCCGGGTTTTCCAGGGTCTTGGCGTCGGCGATCTTTCTCGCCAGGCGTGCGCCTTCTACGTTCAGCTCGTAGGCCAGTGCTTCCATGCCGTAATCGGCCATGGAAATACGCGTGGCGTTGAAGGTATTGGTCTCAAGGATGTCGGCGCCGGCATCCAGGTAGGCTTTTTCGATACCGCCGATCACGTCCGGACGGGTGAGAACCAATAGGTCGTTGTTACCCTTGACGTCGCTCGGCCAGTCGGCGAAGCGTTTGCCACGGTAGTCTTCTTCTTCCAGTTTGTAGCTCTGGATCATCGTGCCCATACCGCCGTCGAGGATCAGGATACGTTCCTTGAGGGCTTGATTAAGGGCTTGCAGACGAACGCTACGATCGGACATGGGACTACTCTAGGTCAGGCATTACGGAGGGCGTGAATCATAGCAAACCTGTGCCGATTTGGAGCATGTGCAGGTTTTGCATGAATATCGTTCATGTTGGCAGGGGGTGTGGCCCGGTAGAATCACCGGCAAATTTTCAGCGCACGCATTGAATCGGGACCGGATACATGTCACTTCGTCTTATCGTCAGCGCCGTTCTGGCCTTGATCGCCAGTACCGCCCAGGCTCAAGGGCCCGCCCCGGCGATTTCCTATACCCGTGATGTTCAGCCGATCTTCACCGAGAAATGTGTGGCGTGCCATGCCTGCTACGACTCGGCCTGCCAGCTCAACCTGGGCAGTGCCGAGGGTGCGGCGCGTGGGGCGAGCAAAGTGCCGGTGTATGACGGCGAGCGCAGCCAGGCCACCCCGACCACCCGATTGTTCTATGACGCCTTTGGCAAAGCCGCTTGGCAGCAGAAAGGCTTCCATTCGGTGCTGGACGCCCAGGGCAGCCAGGCCGCGTTGATGGCGCGCATGCTCGAACTGGGCCACAACGCGCCGCTGCAGCCCAATGCCAAATTGCCTGAAGAGATCGTGCTGGGGCTCAACCGCGAAAACATGTGCGCCATGCCCGGCGAGTTCAATGCCTATGCCGGCGCCCATCCCAAGGAAGGCATGCCATTGGCTGTCACCGGCCTGACCGATCAGCAATACCAGACCCTGCAGCGCTGGCTCGCGTCCGGCGCGCCGATTGATGAGCAGGGCTTGGCGCCGAGTGCCAAGGAAGCCCTGCAAGTGCAGCAGTGGGAGAACCTGCTCAACCAGCCAGGCGCCCGTGAGAGCCTGGTGGCGCGCTGGTTGTTCGAGCATTTGTTCCTCGCTCATATCTATTTCGAGAACGGCGAGCCGGGGCATTTCTTCCAGTGGGTGCGTTCGCGCACGCCCAGTGGCCAGCCGATTGACCTGATCGCCACTCGCCGGCCGAATGATGACCCGGGCACCCGCGTGTATTACCGCCTGTGGCCGGTGCAGGGGGTAATCGTGCATAAGACCCACATCACGTGCCCGTTCAGTGCCGAGAAAATGGCGCGGATCAAGGCGCTGTTCTACGCCGGCGACTGGCAGGTCAATGCCTTGCCGGGTTACGGGCCGGGCCGTCGCGCCAATCCGTTCGAAACGTTCGAGGCCATACCGGCCAAGGCGCGTTACCAGTTCATGCTGGATAACGCCGAGTACTTCGTGCGCACCTTTATCCGCGGGCCGGTCTGCCGTGGACAAATCGCCACGGACGTCATCCGCGACAACTTCTGGACCCTGTTCCAGGACCCTGACCACGACCTGTACATCACCGATGCGCGCTATCGTGGCCAGGCCACGCCACTGCTGGCCATGCCGGGGCAGAACGACGACGTCGGCAGTGTGCTCAGCCTGTGGCTGGCCTACCGCGACAAGCGCAACGAATACGAGGCCCTGCGCCGTGACAGTTATGCCGATGTGCCGCCGCCGAGTTGGTCGAGCCTGTGGGCCGGTAATGACAACGCGTTGCTGAGCATCTTCCGCCACTTCGATAGCGCCTCGGTGAACAAGGGCTTGATCGGTGAAGTGCCGCAAACGATGTGGTTGTTCGACTATCCGTTGCTGGAGCGCACCTATTACCAGTTGGCGGTGAACTTCGACGTGTTCGGCAACGTTTCGCACCAAGCCCAGACACGCCTGTATTTCGACCTGATCCGCAACGGTGCCGAGCAGAACTTCTTGCGGTTGATGCCGGCGAACTCCCGCGACGATTTCCTTGATGACTGGTATCAGAACAGCGGCAAACTCAAGTTGTGGCTGGACTACGAAGCTATTGACGACGACAAGCCGAGCGGCTTGCACCTGGACGCCAAAGACCCGAAACGCGACTTCGCCAACCAATTGCTCAGCCGCTACGGCGACCTCAACGCCAGCCCGGACCCGATCAACCGCTGCAACGGCGCCTACTGCTCGCGTGACGGCATCAATCCGGCACTACAGGATGCCGAGCAGGCCCTCAGCCGATTGACCTCACGCCCGGCGGCGGGGCTCAAGGTGATCGACCAATTGCCGGAAGCGACGATGCTGCGCATCGAAACCAGCAATGGCAAGCGCGTGTTCTATAGCATGCTGCGCAACCGTGCCCACAGTAACGTGGCGTTCCTGCTGGGTGAGGCCTATCGCTACCAGCCGGGCCTGGACACCGTGACCATCTATCCCGGCGTGCTGAGCAGCTACCCGAACTTCATGTTCAATATTCCGGCGCAGGATGTGCCTGAGTTCGTCGCCGAAATGGAGCGGGCCAAGGACGCCGATCGCTTTGAAAAAATCGTCGATCATTGGGGTGTGCGTCGCAGTCATCCATTGTTCTGGCAGTACTTCCACGATTTATCACAGTACATCCGCGAAACCACGCCGGTGGAAGAGGGCGTGCTGGACATGAATCGCTATGAAAACCTATAAAGGTGTCAGTGATCCGCTCATCCCTCTAGGCGGGTGCTGAAGCAGTCGGATATCTACCATGCAGCAATGGAAAAGGTACCCCGAAGATGCTGGTTTCAGTGCAGGCACTACGCGCCTTGGCGGCTTGGGTTGTGGTGGGGCATCACTTCATCCAGGTGTTTTTCAACTTTGAGGTCGATACCCCGCTGGCCTATTTGTTCGCCGATAAAGGTGCCATCGGCGTGGACGTGTTCTTTGTCATCAGTGGCCTGGTGATTTTTCTCGCAACAGCCGACAAGGCACTGACACCAGGGCGTTTCATGCTCATGCGCGTGGCCAGGATCGCTCCCGCGTATTGGTTCTATACGCTGCTCATGGCGTTACTGGTCATGACGGTGCCTTCGATGTTTCCAGAAACGTATGTGGTGCCCAGCCATGTGCTGCAGTCGCTGCTGTTTATTCCGGCTGAACACCCTGGCGGCTTTGGGCGTTATCCGCTAGTGGATGTCGGCTGGACCCTTAACTTCGAGATGCTGTTTTATGGGCTGTTCGCCCTGACCTTGTGGTTTCGCAGGGCCTACCGGTTGTGGATAGTCGCCACACTGCTGTACCTGGTGTGTGGCGTAATCAGCCCCGCCTTTGACCTGTTTGGCGGTTTTTACCGCAACGACATTGTCCTCGAATTCCTGATGGGCATCGTCATCGGCATGCTGTATCACCGTGGCCTGTGCCGAGCCCCGGCGTGGTTGCCGTTGCTGGGTATCGTGGCGGCCTTGGCCGCGATTTATCACGGCGCGGACGTTCCGCGCGCGCTGGAGTGGGGGGTGCCCAGCGCGATATTGGTCATCTGCTTTGTCACGCTGGAGCCTTTTTTTCGTCATTCGCGTGTCCTGAAGATGCTCGGAGATTGCTCCTACTCGGTGTATTTGCTCCACACCATGGTGCTGTGCGCCGGGCGATGGTTTGCCGAGCGCACGGGCGTTGATCTCTACGTGATGCTGCCCGTTTGCATCCTGGTGACGGCGTTCGCCTCATTTGGCAGCTACCACTGGCTGGAAAAAGCGGCGTACAGCAGGCTCAAGCAGTGGTTGGGCATTGATCAGCCGCCCATCCTTTCCCGACAAAAATACTAGGACTTTGTACCTGCGTAATATTTTGGCGTAAACTGCCGGCAAGCCTGTGAGGAGTTTCCATGACTGCCATAACCATTACCGACGCCGCCCACGATTACCTGGCTGACCTGCTGTCCAAGCAGAACACCCCAGGTATCGGTATCCGCGTCTTTATCACCCAGCCTGGCACCCAGTACGCCGAGACGTGCATTGCCTACTGCAAGCCAGGTGAAGAGAAGCCTGAAGACACCGCGCTGGGGCTGAAAAGCTTTACCGCGTATATCGACGCCTTCAGCGAAGCCTTCCTCGACGACGCCGTAGTCGACTACGCCACCGATCGCATGGGCGGCCAATTGACCATCAAAGCGCCCAACGCCAAGGTGCCAAATGTCAACGCTGACAGCCCGGTGAACGAGCGTATCAACTACTACCTGCAGACCGAGATCAACCCGGGGCTGGCCAGCCACGGCGGCCAGGTCAGCCTGATCGATGTCGTGGACGACGGCATCGCGGTGCTCAAGTTCGGTGGTGGTTGCCAGGGCTGCGGCCAGGCGGACGTGACCCTGCGCGAAGGTATCGAGCGCACCCTGCTGGAGCGTATTCCAGAGCTTAAAGGTGTACGTGACGTGACCGACCACACGCAGAAAGAAAACGCCTACTACTGAGTCAGGTGTTCACTGCGAAGAAAAAACGGCGCCCCGTGAGTGCCGTTTTTTTATGCATTATTTTCAACGCCTTACGCTGTTTTTCTAACAAATTGGTTTAGGTGTGGGAGTGGGCTTGCCCGTATTCCGTCAAGGGCGGTAAAGGTGTGCGTGGCCTGCCCGGTACAGCGACGACTCGCTGAAACTGTCACTGGCCAACACCCGGCCCACCACAATCAGTGCGGTACGCCGAAACCCCTTGGCTGCGACCTTCTCGGCAATATCACTCAAGGTCCCGACCGCCCAATCCTGATCCGGCCACGTCGCCCGGTGCACCACCGCAATCGGGCAATCAGCGCCATAGTGCGGCAGCAGTTCAGCGACGATTTTCTCCAGATGGTTGACCCCCAGGTGAATCGCCATGGTCGTGCCGTGCCGCGCCAGGCTGTCGAAGTCCTCGCCGGGGGGCATGCTGGTCTTATCCGCATAACGGGTGAGGATGACGCTCTGGGCGATGTCCGGAAGTGTCAGCTCGGTCTCCAGTAGCGCCGCGCAGGCGGCCACGGCGGTGACGCCAGGGATGATCTGGAAAGGGATGCCCAGCTCGCGCAAACAGCGGATCTGCTCGCCAATCGCGCCATACAGGCTCGGATCGCCGGAGTGCACGCGTGCCACATCCTGGCCTTTGGCGTGGGCGGTTTTGATCAGTTCGATGATCTGTTCCAGATGCAACTCAGCGCTGTTGACGACGATTCCTGCCTGGTGACCTTCCAAAACCGCCGCTGGCACCAGGGAGCCGGCGTAGATGATCACCGGGCAACTGCGGATCAGCCGCTGGCCTTTTACGGTGATCAATTCCGGGTCGCCGGGGCCTGCGCCGATGAAGTAGACGGTCATGGGGAATTCCTGTTGAAAAGCGGGCGAGCATGAAGATTGCTCATGATCGGGAAGGGCGATTATCGGGATTTTAGTCGGCGCAAGCCAACGCAAAGGTGGCCTGGGAGGTTTTTTTGCGGGTGATCAGCAGGCGCGCAGGGGCGCCAGTGAGGTGCTCGGCCAGTGCCAGGGCGGCGCTTTCGGCGATGCCGTAACAGCCGGTATGGGCGAAAGCGACAGCGGATCTGTGGCTCAGGCGGTCGGCATAACCCCCTAGCCCGGCCGCGCTGAAGCAGTGCAGTGGCAGGTTCAACAGCGCGGCCAGGGCGAGTAATCCGGGTTCATCACGTTTGCGATCAATACTCGCCAAGGCCGTAACGTGCCGGCGCTCGATACCACCCTCGGCGAGGGCGGCGTCGAACAGGCTCAGCAGGGTGTGAACATCACAACCCCGCTGGCAGCCCAGGCCGGCCACCAGGGTCATGCCGAGTATTGATCGTCACGGTTGCGGCGGAACAGCCAGGCGCTGATCAGGCCCAGGGCCAGCCAGAACGCCACGTTGGTCAACTGCGATGCGATCTTGAACTGCGCTTCCAGCGCTTCTGGTGCCAGCATCGAATGCACTTCCGGTTGCGGTGCGCCAATCACGTGGGGAACCACCAGGATTGCCGCCCCCAGTACTTTGAGCAGCCAGTTGCGACCGAATACGATCAGCGCGATACCGGCGGCGGTGGACGCTGCGGTACCGATCCACCACGTCTGGCGCAGTGCGAGGTCGGCGGCAGCCGTGCCCGGTAGCTCAGGCGGCAGCCCCAGGGTCGGTGCCAGTACGAAGGTCGCGTAACCAGCCAGCCCCCATAGCAGCCCTTGGGCGGTGCGGGTTGGCGCGCGCAGGGTGTACAGGCCGGCGAGCATCAGTGCGAAACCGACCGCCACTACCAGGTTGCCACCTGTGGTAGAGAGTACGCGCTGCCAGCCGTCTTCCGGCTCCCAGGCTTCGGCGTCGTGGGTATGGGCAGCGGTGCCGGCGGTATGCTCGTGCATCACCTCGGCAGGGGCTTTTTCAAAGGTTTCCGCCTGCAAAATCAGCGGGGCGACCCAGAAACTTTGCAGCAGGGTCAGCAGCAGGGCGGCCAAAAGTCCGGTGAACCCTGCGGTTTGCGCAATACGCTTGATCATGTCGGCAGGTCTCAATGGCACGGGAACGCGGCGCTGTGGCGGGTATCGTGGGCAGCGTTGTGCACCGCCTCGATATGCGAGAAACCGGCGAAATACACCAGGCACGCGCCGAGGATCGACGCACCGATGGCGGCGGTCAGGCGTTGGCTCAGGGTAGAGGTGCGGCTGGCGGAGTGCGAGGTGCTGCTGATGATCGACATGGCGCGTCCCTTTCAGGTGTCTGGGTGAAACGAGCGCATGAAAACCCCGCGAGCCAGGCACGCAGGGTTCTGAACAGCGCCCGCCCACCGCGGGTTTGTTATCTGATTTTTTCGGGCCGGTCTCCGGGCTTGCGAGGGGCTCAATGCCTGAAAACGTCGCCTTCCCATGCCTTGGGCACAGTGGATATGACGTTTCGCTCGCTTACCGTTGCGGGGGCAGCACCGGACTGTCATGCGTACATGAGTCACCGGTTTCCCGTTTCACCCTTTGCAGGGCACCCGAAACAAGATGTGTAGGAGAGCATGGGGGGGGGAGGGGAGTCAATTGGGATGTGGTTTTTGGTGGTGGTGGTGGTGGTGGTGTACATATCCGTTTCTTCGGTAACGGCCGCTTATGGTTCCGCTCTTACAGCGGGTCACTTTGGAAAAGCCCCAAAGTAACCAAAGGGCTCTTGCCCCAACACTCGGCACCTCGCCTAGGCTCGGTGTGCCCTCACTCCGGCTTGAATCCGTGGGCCGCCGTCATGGGCCATCCCTGGCCCAGGACGGCTAACCCGGCGTCCTGCCGGGTTGCCCACGGATTCAAGCCTGCGTTCGGCCAGCGTGTTTAACGGGGCAAGTGAGATCAAAAGCCAGAGCGCGGCGGCCTTAGAGGCGACCGGCATTTTTTATGGTGTTCACCCTCGACTGTGGGATCTGGCTAGCCTGCGATGCAGGCGACTCGGTACATCAGACGCACCCAGTTGATGCCATCGCAGGCAAGCCAGTTCCCACAGGGGAACCCGCCCGCTTTCTCGATCAGGCCGGCTGTCAGGCCGCCCAAATCCATGTCGGATTAAGGGCACACCGAGCCTGGGCGAGGTGCCGAGTGTTGGGGCAAGAGCCCTTTGGTTACTTTTGGGCTCTTTCCTAAAGTGAGCTGCCGTAAGGAGTCGCCGTTACCTAAATAACGGATATGTACACGAACCCAACCCCATCATTGACCATCCCCCAAGCACTGCGTAGCCTTGCACCCTCGAGGTTCTTCGGCCCAGGCCGAAGCTAAGAAGGGAACGCGGTCCAAGCCGCGGCTGCCCCCGCAACTGTAAAGGGTTCAGTTGACTGCCACGCCACTGCCGACAAGGCGGGAAGGCGCAGCCAGCGCCGGTCGCAAGACCTGCAAGCCCCAAGCCAGGAGACCTGCCTCGCAATCGATTTTTCAATTCAACCGGGCGGGGTGATCCGGTGACGAAATCCGCTGCTGCGCACTGTCGCAGGGCCTATCGTCCCGTATGCCCGCCCCCAAGGGCATCCGATGAAAACACTGGCCAAACTCCCCGTCACCATCGTTACCGGCTTTCTTGGCTCGGGCAAAACCACCTTGCTGCGCCATATGCTCGACAACGCCCAGGGCCGTCGTATCGCCGTGATCGTCAACGAATTCGGCGAGTTGGGCATTGACGGTGAAATCCTCAAGCAGTGCTCCATCGGTTGCACCGAAGAAGAAGCCAACGGCCGTGTCTACGAGCTGGCCAACGGCTGCCTGTGCTGCACCGTGCAGGAAGAGTTCTTCCCGGTGATGCGCGAGCTGGTTGCCCGGCGCGGCGACCTCGACCATATCCTCATTGAAACCTCCGGCCTGGCTCTGCCAAAACCCCTGGTACAAGCCTTCCAATGGCCGGAAATCCGTAGCGCCTGCACGGTTGACGCGGTGATCACCGTGGTCGATAGCCCAGCCGTGGCCGCCGGCACCTTCGCCGCATTCCCGGACCAAGTCGACGCCCAGCGCAAACTCGACCCGAACCTGGACCACGAATCGCCGCTGCACGAGTTGTTCGCCGACCAACTGGCCAGCGCCGACTTGGTGATCCTCAACAAATCCGACTTGATCAGCCCGGAAGACCTGGCCCGTGTGCGCCTGGAAGTCGCCGAAGAACTGCCGCCGGCCGTGAAGATCATCGAAGCCAGCAGCGGCCGTCTGCCGCTGGACGTGCTGATTGGCCTGGGCGCCGGCGCCGAAGAGCATATCGACGCTCGCCACAGCCATCACGATCATCACCACGAAGGTGAAGACGACCACGACCACGACGCCTTCGACTCGATTTCCATCGACCTGCCGCAAGCCGACGAGGCGCTTTTGCTCGACGCCCTGACCCAGCTGGTGGTGCAACACGGCATCCTGCGCGTCAAAGGCTTCGCCGCGATCCCGAACAAGCCGATGCGCCTGCTGATCCAGGGCGTAGGCACGCGTTTCGATAAGCACTTCGATCGCGCCTGGGCTGCCGACGAAGCACGCATCACACGTCTGGTACTGATCGGTCAGGACCTCGATGCGGCGGGTCTCGAAGCGCAACTGCGCGCTGCGCTCAGCGTTTAACCCATGCACCTGCTCAGGACCCAGCCCGGTGGTTTCGTCTCGGACGACAATATTGCCGACCTTGGCCAAACCCCCGCTGAACTGGTGATCCTGTGCAGCGGCGACTCCAGCCTGGCGCTGCTGGCCGAAGCGGCCCAGCAGTTGCCCGACGATTACCCGAGCCTGCGCCTGGCCAACCCCATGCAGGTGCAGAACCACGCCTCGGTCGACCTGTATGTCGACGAGGTGTTGCGCCACGCCAAGGTCATCCTGATCTCGCTGCATGGTGGCATCGGCTATTGGCGTTACGGTATCGAACGTCTGGTGGAGCTGGCCGAACGCGGTGTTCAACTGATCCTGGTGCCGGGCGACGATCGTCCCGACCCGGAACTCAGCGGTTTGAGCACCGTTGGCGCACAAGAACGTGATCGCCTGTGGCACTTCCTGCGCCAGGGTGGCTTGGGCAATGCGCTGGATTTCTATCGCTGCCTGGCCAGCGCTTACCTGGGGCGCGACTATGCCTGGGCCGAGCCGCAAACCCTGCCGCGCACGGCGATTTATCACCCGCACAAAGCCAACCCCCGCTTGAATGACTGGCAGGCGGATTGGCAGGCCGAGTTTCCGGTGGCCGCGGTGCTGTTCTACCGCTCTCACTTGCAGGCGGCCAATACCGGTTTTATCGATGTGTTTTGCCAACGCTTGCAGGCTGCGGGCCTGAACCCGTTGCCGATAGCGGTGGCCAGTTTGAAAGAGCCCGGCTGCCTGACGGTCGTCGAGGACCTGCTCGATGAGGTCGGCGCGGGGCTGATCCTCAACACCACCGGGTTTGCCCAATCCAGTCCGGAAGCGCCGCATTTGCGCCCGTTTCGCCGCAATATCCCGGTGATCCAGGCGATTTGCGCCCAAGACAACGAGCCGGGCTGGCAGGCCAGTGAACAAGGCCTGGGCCCGCGCGACTTGGCGATGCATATTGCCTTGCCGGAGCTGGACGGGCGCATCATCAGCCGGCCGATCAGCTTCAAGGATCTGGCCTGGCGCAGTGAGCGCAGCCAGTCGGATGTGGTGTGTTACCGCGCCGCGCCCGAGCGCATGGATTTTGTTGCCGAACTGGCGCGCCGTTGGGTCGAATTGGCACGGGTGCCGAATGCGCAGAAACGCATCGCGCTGATCCTCGCCAACTACCCGACCCGCGACGGCCGTATCGGCAACGGCGTGGGCCTGGACACACCGGCGGCGACGCTGAACATCCTGCGTGCCCTGCAAGCCGAAGGGTATCCGCTGCCCGCCGAATTGCCCCCGAATGGAACGGCCCTGATCCATGACCTGCTCGGTGGCGTCACCAACGACCTCGACAGTATTGATCTGCGTCCCTGTCACCAAAGCCTGGGCCTGGACGACTACGAGGCGATGTTCAAACGCCTGCCCGAAGCCAATCGCCAGGCGGTTATTGAGCGTTGGGGCGCGCCCCATAACGATCCGATGTTCCGCGACGGCCGCATGATGATCGCCGGCCTGCGCCTGGGCCTGACTTTCGTCGGCATCCAGCCTGCGCGGGGTTATCAGGTGGACGCCAGCGCGGTGTACCACGATCCCGATCTGGTGCCGCCTCATGGCTACCTGGCGTTCTACTTCTGGCTGCGTCACACCTATGGCGCCCACGGCGTGATCCATGTGGGCAAGCACGGCAACCTGGAATGGCTGCCGGGCAAGGGCGTTGGCCTGTCGGAAAACTGCTGGCCCGATGCGCTGCTGGGGCCGTTGCCGAATATCTACCCGTTTATCGTCAACGATCCGGGCGAGGGTGCCCAGGCCAAACGCCGCACCCAGGCGGTGATCATCGACCACCTGATGCCGCCGCTGACCCGTGCCGAAACCTACGGCCCATTGCGCGACCTGGAACTGCTGGCGGACGAGTATTACGAAGCGCAACTGCTCGATCCTCGCCGCGCCCTCGAGCTGCAAAAGGACATCCTCAAGTTGGTGCGCGAAACCCGCATCGACCAAGAGCTTGAACTGGATAAAGAAGCTGACGCCGCCATCTGGCTCCCGCGCCTCGACACTTATCTGTGTGACTTGAAGGAGTCACAGATCCGCGACGGCCTGCACATTTTTGGCGAGTCGCCTGACGGCCGTTTGCGCATCGACACTTTGCTCGCGCTGCTGCGTATCCCCCGTGGTGATGGGCGCGGTGCGCAGTCGAGTTTGCTGCGGGTATTGGCCAAGGCCTTCGAGTTGGGCTTCGATCCGTTGGATTGTGCACTCGCCGAACCCTGGACCGGTCGTCGTCCCCTGGTGTTGCAGAAGATCGACCCGCAGTTGTGGCGTACCGCCGGCGATACCCGCGAGCGCCTGGAGCTCTATGCGGCGCGCTTGATCGAACAGGCTCTGGAAGGCCCGCTTGAGCAACTGGAGGAGCCTGGCTGGGAAGGCGTGAAGGCCGTCATTGAAAGCCTGCGCATCGTCGTTGCGCCGCGCCTGGATGCCTGTGGTCCGGCGGAAATGCGCGGCCTGCTGGATGCCTTGAGCGGTCGGTTCGTGCCGGCGGGGCCGAGCGGTGCGCCGAGTCGCGGGCGCCTGGATGTACTGCCCACCGGGCGTAACTTTTTCACGGTGGACGTGCGCAACCTGCCGACCACCACGGCCTGGCGCATCGGTTTTCAATCCGCCAACCTGATCCTTGAGCGGCACTTGCAGGATCACGGCGATCACCTGCGCCAGCTCGGTTTGTCGGTATGGGGCACGGCCACCATGCGCACCGGCGGCGACGATATTGCCCAGGCCATGGCGCTGATGGGCGTGCGCCCGGTCTGGGCCACGGGCAGCCAGCGGGTGGATGACTTTGAAATCCTGCCGATCAGCCTGCTGGACCGCCCGCGTGTTGACGTCACGCTGCGGGTGTCGGGGTTCTTCCGTGATGCCTTCGCCAACCTGATCCGCCTGTTCGATGCGGCGGTGCAGGCGGTGGCGGCATTGGACGAGCCGGACGATCTGAACCCGTTGGCGGCCAAGGTGCGCAGTGAGCGCGAGGCGTTGCTGGCGTCTGGCCTGGACGCAGAAGCTGCGGCGAAACAGGCCGGCTGGCGCATCTTCGGCGCCAAGCCCGGAGCCTATGGCGCGGGCGTGCAGGGTGCGATCGACGGGCGCCTGTGGCAAAGCCGCGAGGACTTGGCCGAGGTCTACCTGAACTGGGGCGGCTATGCGTATGGCGGCTCCGACGAGGGCACCGCCGCCCGTGGGCAGTTTGCCCAGCGCCTGAGCCAGGTACAGGCGGTATTGCAGAACCAGGACAACCGCGAGCATGACGTGCTCGATTCCAACGACTACTACCAATTCCAGGGCGGCATGCTCGCTGCCGTGGAAACCCTGAGCGGCGACAAGGCCGCCAGTTACCATGGCGACCACAGCCAGCCGGACTTGCCGAAAATCCGTACCTTGAAGGAAGAGCTGAACCGGGTGATCCGCTCCCGCGCCGCCAACCCCAAGTGGATCGAAGGCGTGAAACGCCACGGCTATAAAGGTGCGTTTGAAATGGCTGCGACCGTGGACAACCTGTTCGCTTTCGACGCCACCACCGCGCTGATCGACGATCACCAATACGCGCTGCTTGCCGACGCCTATTTGCTCGACCCCGACACCCGCGCCTTTGTGCAGCAACACAACCCC
Proteins encoded in this region:
- the cobN gene encoding cobaltochelatase subunit CobN encodes the protein MHLLRTQPGGFVSDDNIADLGQTPAELVILCSGDSSLALLAEAAQQLPDDYPSLRLANPMQVQNHASVDLYVDEVLRHAKVILISLHGGIGYWRYGIERLVELAERGVQLILVPGDDRPDPELSGLSTVGAQERDRLWHFLRQGGLGNALDFYRCLASAYLGRDYAWAEPQTLPRTAIYHPHKANPRLNDWQADWQAEFPVAAVLFYRSHLQAANTGFIDVFCQRLQAAGLNPLPIAVASLKEPGCLTVVEDLLDEVGAGLILNTTGFAQSSPEAPHLRPFRRNIPVIQAICAQDNEPGWQASEQGLGPRDLAMHIALPELDGRIISRPISFKDLAWRSERSQSDVVCYRAAPERMDFVAELARRWVELARVPNAQKRIALILANYPTRDGRIGNGVGLDTPAATLNILRALQAEGYPLPAELPPNGTALIHDLLGGVTNDLDSIDLRPCHQSLGLDDYEAMFKRLPEANRQAVIERWGAPHNDPMFRDGRMMIAGLRLGLTFVGIQPARGYQVDASAVYHDPDLVPPHGYLAFYFWLRHTYGAHGVIHVGKHGNLEWLPGKGVGLSENCWPDALLGPLPNIYPFIVNDPGEGAQAKRRTQAVIIDHLMPPLTRAETYGPLRDLELLADEYYEAQLLDPRRALELQKDILKLVRETRIDQELELDKEADAAIWLPRLDTYLCDLKESQIRDGLHIFGESPDGRLRIDTLLALLRIPRGDGRGAQSSLLRVLAKAFELGFDPLDCALAEPWTGRRPLVLQKIDPQLWRTAGDTRERLELYAARLIEQALEGPLEQLEEPGWEGVKAVIESLRIVVAPRLDACGPAEMRGLLDALSGRFVPAGPSGAPSRGRLDVLPTGRNFFTVDVRNLPTTTAWRIGFQSANLILERHLQDHGDHLRQLGLSVWGTATMRTGGDDIAQAMALMGVRPVWATGSQRVDDFEILPISLLDRPRVDVTLRVSGFFRDAFANLIRLFDAAVQAVAALDEPDDLNPLAAKVRSEREALLASGLDAEAAAKQAGWRIFGAKPGAYGAGVQGAIDGRLWQSREDLAEVYLNWGGYAYGGSDEGTAARGQFAQRLSQVQAVLQNQDNREHDVLDSNDYYQFQGGMLAAVETLSGDKAASYHGDHSQPDLPKIRTLKEELNRVIRSRAANPKWIEGVKRHGYKGAFEMAATVDNLFAFDATTALIDDHQYALLADAYLLDPDTRAFVQQHNPAALRDMAERMLEAQQRGMWQEPGAYREALENLLLDIEEDS